In Thermococcus sp., one DNA window encodes the following:
- a CDS encoding ribonucleoside-triphosphate reductase, with amino-acid sequence MEFKDKILAELEKNGLWTVVTFKTPHGPGTTMEKLAKAVEEGNWRVTFKANWWTADIPYGLVRLDLQKDGREKILLGKWILGERCELIRLETMDLEKGKEEFFRMVDSITSTLIHDPVIRTMREQY; translated from the coding sequence ATGGAGTTCAAGGATAAAATCCTCGCGGAGCTGGAAAAGAATGGGCTGTGGACGGTCGTCACATTCAAGACCCCTCACGGCCCGGGGACAACCATGGAGAAGCTGGCAAAGGCCGTCGAAGAAGGCAACTGGAGGGTAACCTTCAAGGCCAACTGGTGGACGGCTGACATACCCTACGGACTGGTCAGGCTCGACCTTCAGAAGGACGGGAGGGAGAAGATACTCCTCGGAAAGTGGATACTCGGGGAAAGGTGCGAGCTGATAAGGCTCGAAACCATGGATCTGGAAAAGGGAAAGGAGGAGTTCTTCAGAATGGTTGACAGCATAACCTCGACCCTCATTCACGACCCGGTGATAAGGACGATGAGGGAACAATATTGA
- the engB gene encoding GTP-binding protein EngB → MIIFAGRSNVGKSTLIFRLTGKKVKRGKRPGVTRKPVEVNWRNRKVVDLPGFGFMSGLPREVQERIKDEIVAFIEENAEEIELAVLVVDGKSAPEIIERWEKRGEIPIDVEFYSFLRELGIPTIVAVNKVDKVRNLERTLNFLAEKFGIPLEEARDVLVPVSAKFGQNIEELKRRIEKALREPQGRGGC, encoded by the coding sequence ATGATAATCTTCGCGGGGCGCTCCAACGTGGGAAAGAGCACCCTCATATTCAGACTCACAGGGAAGAAGGTAAAGAGGGGAAAGCGCCCCGGGGTCACTAGGAAGCCCGTTGAGGTGAACTGGAGGAACAGGAAGGTCGTTGACCTGCCGGGTTTTGGCTTCATGAGCGGGCTCCCCCGGGAAGTCCAGGAGAGGATAAAGGACGAGATAGTGGCCTTCATAGAGGAGAACGCGGAGGAGATAGAGCTCGCGGTTCTCGTCGTGGACGGAAAGTCCGCACCGGAGATAATAGAGCGCTGGGAGAAGAGGGGAGAGATACCGATTGACGTCGAGTTCTACTCCTTCCTCAGGGAGCTCGGGATACCGACGATAGTCGCGGTTAACAAGGTTGACAAGGTCAGGAACCTTGAGAGAACCCTGAACTTCCTCGCCGAGAAGTTCGGAATCCCCCTGGAGGAAGCCAGAGACGTTCTCGTTCCCGTCTCCGCAAAGTTCGGGCAGAACATCGAGGAGCTAAAAAGAAGAATCGAGAAAGCCCTCAGAGAACCTCAAGGACGAGGTGGGTGTTAG
- a CDS encoding OB-fold nucleic acid binding domain-containing protein, giving the protein MKKRLPASRVYIRDIIEGYYVRSEGDFEPNYLITKDARKVYRVKVVATVVREPVISDDETYGKFQIDDGTGTIWVLGFRDDTRFIKLVKKGDLVQIIGKVAEWRDDKQILVEGVSKVSPNFWILHRFETLKEKVEHAKKAKIAFDIYDRYGITAKAKVIAKNKGIDEDMLQTIDELYTMMLEQRTLEEELFEEEEEEETPVINPELEKAKKAVMDLLREKKKALSHKFIVKKLSKEFDEEIIEEAIAQLLAEGEIYEPEIGFYEPL; this is encoded by the coding sequence ATGAAGAAGCGCCTTCCCGCGAGCAGGGTCTACATCAGGGACATCATCGAGGGCTACTACGTGAGGAGCGAGGGCGACTTCGAGCCGAACTACCTGATAACCAAGGACGCCAGAAAGGTTTACCGCGTTAAGGTAGTCGCAACGGTTGTCAGGGAGCCGGTCATAAGCGACGACGAGACCTACGGAAAGTTCCAGATTGATGACGGAACGGGAACGATATGGGTTCTTGGCTTCCGCGACGATACCCGCTTCATAAAGCTCGTGAAGAAAGGTGATTTGGTTCAGATAATAGGCAAAGTTGCGGAGTGGCGCGACGACAAGCAGATACTTGTCGAAGGCGTTTCCAAGGTCTCCCCGAACTTCTGGATACTCCACCGCTTCGAGACCTTGAAGGAGAAGGTCGAGCACGCAAAGAAGGCGAAGATAGCCTTTGACATATACGACCGCTACGGGATAACCGCCAAGGCCAAGGTTATCGCCAAGAACAAAGGAATAGACGAGGATATGCTCCAGACGATAGACGAGCTCTACACGATGATGCTTGAACAGAGAACCCTTGAGGAGGAGCTCTTCGAGGAGGAAGAGGAAGAAGAGACCCCCGTCATTAACCCCGAGCTTGAGAAGGCCAAGAAAGCCGTCATGGATCTGCTGAGGGAAAAGAAGAAGGCCCTCTCCCACAAGTTCATAGTCAAGAAACTCTCAAAGGAGTTCGACGAGGAAATCATAGAGGAGGCCATAGCCCAGCTACTCGCGGAGGGGGAGATATACGAGCCCGAGATAGGCTTCTACGAGCCCCTCTGA
- a CDS encoding Clp1/GlmU family protein, with translation MNKATYTVEVPPDRVELVEELSSRAPVKVMIVGDTDSGKTTLATFLANELISLGHGVAVVDADVGQKGILPPATISLAFPEGPFESFTELKGIAHYFIGAVSPSQFAGEMAVGVKRLTGMALDDADVVIIDTTGFVSGIGAEMKRLKAELVRPDVIVLLERGNELDGLARSLSKYGDVVRLKVSELAKSHSREERREVRFAKWRAYFESASLVEVNLEETPVTGTSLFNGRPLTVEEKALLEELFRWVVLAGWKGNRYTVVKADVEAVPRHYSRALQAVDFERLSNLLVGFIDGNGLCPGLGILKWVNFTAKTAQVLTPLTSLDGIEELRLGRMRVLETGEELGLLRRDEL, from the coding sequence ATGAACAAAGCGACCTACACAGTCGAAGTTCCGCCGGACAGGGTTGAGCTCGTTGAAGAGCTCTCTTCGAGAGCACCCGTAAAGGTCATGATAGTGGGTGACACAGACAGCGGGAAGACTACACTGGCAACTTTCCTCGCGAACGAACTCATCTCCCTCGGGCACGGCGTTGCAGTGGTTGACGCAGACGTCGGGCAAAAGGGCATACTTCCCCCCGCAACGATAAGCCTTGCCTTCCCTGAGGGGCCCTTCGAGAGCTTTACCGAGCTCAAAGGGATTGCCCACTACTTCATCGGGGCGGTCTCGCCCTCGCAGTTCGCGGGCGAGATGGCAGTTGGCGTTAAGAGGCTCACGGGTATGGCCCTTGATGATGCCGATGTTGTGATAATAGACACTACGGGGTTTGTTTCTGGCATCGGAGCCGAGATGAAACGCCTCAAGGCAGAACTCGTCAGGCCGGACGTTATTGTCCTTCTAGAAAGAGGAAACGAACTAGATGGACTCGCACGATCCCTTTCGAAGTACGGGGACGTTGTAAGGCTAAAGGTTAGCGAGCTCGCGAAATCCCACAGCAGGGAGGAGCGCAGGGAAGTCCGCTTCGCCAAGTGGAGGGCCTACTTTGAGAGCGCTTCCCTCGTGGAGGTTAACCTTGAGGAAACACCCGTAACAGGAACCTCGCTCTTCAACGGGAGGCCTCTCACTGTTGAGGAAAAGGCCCTCCTTGAGGAGCTCTTCAGGTGGGTTGTTCTGGCTGGCTGGAAGGGGAACCGCTATACGGTCGTCAAGGCCGATGTTGAGGCGGTGCCACGCCACTACAGCAGGGCCCTTCAGGCGGTCGACTTCGAGAGGCTAAGTAACCTCCTCGTGGGCTTCATCGATGGAAACGGCCTCTGCCCCGGCCTCGGGATACTCAAGTGGGTGAACTTCACAGCCAAGACTGCCCAAGTTCTCACACCTCTGACTTCCCTCGACGGAATTGAGGAGCTCAGGCTCGGGAGAATGCGCGTCCTTGAGACCGGGGAGGAGCTCGGGCTTCTCCGGAGGGACGAGCTGTAG
- the scpB gene encoding SMC-Scp complex subunit ScpB codes for MGLIEDKALVEAALFVSGRPLSLKELSRALGIRSLDYLEKLIELIAAEYAERKSAIEVVKVLGDKYVMQVKQEYSQRVIHLMPRPDLRTGELKTLALIAYLQPIEQSKIIKLRGSQAYEHIKKLVEMGLIYAEPYERTKLLGTTQKFAELYGFPENDPNVIKEAFRKVVHAEYSDLIEKLEGKGKEEKSE; via the coding sequence ATGGGACTCATCGAGGACAAGGCACTTGTTGAGGCTGCCCTCTTCGTTTCTGGCAGGCCCCTCAGCCTCAAGGAGCTTTCAAGGGCCCTCGGAATACGCTCTCTCGATTACCTTGAGAAGCTTATAGAGCTCATAGCTGCAGAATACGCCGAGAGGAAGAGCGCCATAGAGGTGGTCAAGGTTCTTGGAGACAAGTACGTGATGCAGGTCAAGCAGGAGTACAGCCAGAGGGTGATACACCTGATGCCGAGGCCCGACCTCAGAACGGGAGAGCTCAAGACGCTCGCGCTCATAGCCTACCTTCAGCCAATAGAGCAGAGCAAGATAATAAAGCTCCGCGGGAGTCAGGCCTATGAGCACATCAAAAAGCTCGTAGAGATGGGTTTAATTTACGCGGAACCCTACGAGAGGACGAAGCTCCTGGGCACAACCCAGAAGTTTGCCGAGCTCTACGGCTTCCCCGAGAACGACCCCAACGTCATCAAGGAGGCCTTCAGGAAGGTCGTCCACGCCGAGTACAGCGACCTCATAGAGAAACTCGAAGGTAAGGGCAAGGAAGAAAAGTCTGAGTAA
- a CDS encoding geranylgeranylglycerol-phosphate geranylgeranyltransferase, whose product MEAKAFIEITRPHNCILAGVVGLLGSIVAVGHFPSPLKGLLVFLVVTLGCAGGNTINDYFDYEIDRINRPERPLPRGAMSRRTAFWYAMLLFAAGLTLAVFINIYAFILAVLAYVTMFLYAWKLKPMPFIGNLAVASLTGATPLYGAVAVGSIGLAGYLALCAFLVNIAREVIKDIEDVEGDLAKGARTLPIIWGRKKASYVGASFAIATVLASFLPIKAGVGLSYLAMLPVDAIILYSAFLILRSQDRETAHRAQKLLKASIFLAVMAFLFASVVR is encoded by the coding sequence ATGGAAGCGAAGGCCTTCATCGAGATAACGAGACCGCACAACTGCATCTTAGCGGGGGTAGTTGGCCTCCTAGGCTCCATCGTAGCCGTAGGCCACTTCCCCTCGCCCCTTAAGGGCCTTCTCGTCTTCCTCGTGGTCACCCTCGGGTGTGCTGGGGGCAACACGATAAACGACTACTTCGACTACGAGATAGACAGGATAAACAGGCCAGAGAGACCCCTCCCAAGGGGGGCGATGAGCAGAAGGACGGCCTTCTGGTATGCAATGCTCCTCTTCGCCGCTGGCCTCACCCTTGCCGTCTTCATAAACATCTACGCCTTCATCCTGGCGGTTCTGGCGTACGTGACGATGTTCCTCTACGCATGGAAGCTCAAGCCGATGCCCTTCATAGGCAACCTGGCTGTTGCTTCGCTGACCGGGGCAACCCCACTCTACGGGGCAGTTGCCGTTGGTAGCATAGGTCTGGCCGGCTACCTGGCCCTCTGTGCCTTCCTCGTTAACATTGCCAGGGAGGTCATCAAGGATATAGAGGACGTTGAAGGCGACCTCGCCAAGGGTGCCAGAACCCTCCCGATAATATGGGGCAGGAAAAAGGCCTCCTATGTGGGGGCGTCCTTCGCGATCGCAACGGTTCTTGCCTCTTTCCTCCCGATAAAGGCAGGAGTTGGGCTGAGCTACCTCGCGATGCTCCCAGTGGATGCAATAATCCTCTACTCGGCCTTTTTAATACTCCGCTCCCAGGATAGGGAGACCGCCCACCGTGCCCAGAAGCTTTTAAAGGCCAGCATATTTCTCGCGGTTATGGCGTTCCTCTTTGCGTCCGTTGTGAGGTGA
- a CDS encoding Lrp/AsnC family transcriptional regulator: MVEEGTLTPRQLRLLRKLYEEGKTIEVHTVEKTQDELAKELGITRQALSNHLKVLKELGYIRTGRGFIDLTDKALELLGEKKGDVFVFVKIEPTKRRQVYERLKELKIKKIYRVTGDIDLIIEADKTKLDEILEEIASLDGVRETNTHLVLEVL; encoded by the coding sequence ATGGTTGAGGAGGGAACCCTTACCCCCAGACAGCTTCGCCTGCTGAGGAAGCTCTACGAGGAGGGGAAGACGATAGAGGTTCACACAGTCGAGAAGACGCAGGACGAGCTTGCAAAGGAGCTTGGAATAACCAGGCAGGCCCTCAGCAACCACCTGAAGGTTCTCAAGGAGCTCGGCTACATAAGGACGGGCAGGGGCTTCATAGACCTCACCGACAAGGCCCTTGAGTTGCTAGGTGAGAAGAAGGGCGACGTCTTCGTCTTCGTCAAGATTGAGCCGACCAAGAGGAGGCAGGTCTACGAGAGGCTCAAGGAGCTCAAGATAAAGAAAATCTACCGCGTAACTGGAGACATTGACCTCATAATCGAGGCCGACAAGACGAAGCTCGACGAGATACTTGAGGAGATAGCGTCACTCGACGGCGTGAGGGAAACTAACACCCACCTCGTCCTTGAGGTTCTCTGA
- a CDS encoding OB-fold nucleic acid binding domain-containing protein: MSGLTKEQIVNQIIRQRGLSKAEIEKRIAEIAKREGISEHAAAVMLAEELGVKLTEGEELLHVADLVPGMTGVNIVARVLRKFPPREYTKKDGSKGRVANLIVYDSTGQARLVLWDALVSKYYDELSPGDVIKIIDPSVREGMKGVELHANFRTRIIKNPEDPRVEEIPPLEEVRSYSYRRVKIKDLQGGERFVEIRGTVAKLYRVLVYDACPECRRKVDYDPATNTWLCPEHGEVEPVKMVVLDFGLDDSTGYIRVTLFGDDAAELLGESPEEIEAKIEELVEGGLTVKEAGRKVAEEDYYTLLGREIIVRGSVVEDKFLGTLLKARSWEEINERREIELARRELYGAIKSLEGGE; encoded by the coding sequence ATGTCAGGCCTTACTAAAGAGCAGATTGTGAACCAGATCATCCGGCAGAGGGGCCTCTCGAAGGCCGAGATTGAGAAGAGAATAGCGGAGATAGCCAAAAGGGAGGGGATTTCCGAGCACGCCGCCGCTGTGATGCTTGCCGAGGAACTCGGGGTCAAGCTCACAGAGGGCGAGGAGCTTCTCCACGTAGCCGACCTCGTCCCCGGTATGACCGGGGTCAACATCGTGGCGAGGGTTCTCAGGAAGTTCCCGCCGAGGGAGTACACCAAGAAGGACGGCTCAAAGGGCAGGGTCGCGAACCTCATCGTTTACGACTCGACCGGTCAGGCGAGGCTCGTCCTCTGGGATGCACTGGTCTCGAAGTACTACGATGAGCTCAGCCCGGGTGACGTCATCAAGATAATAGACCCCTCCGTCAGGGAGGGGATGAAGGGGGTCGAACTTCACGCCAACTTCAGGACGAGGATAATCAAGAACCCCGAGGACCCGCGCGTTGAGGAGATACCTCCCCTAGAAGAGGTCAGAAGCTACTCCTACAGGAGGGTGAAGATAAAGGACCTCCAGGGTGGCGAGCGCTTCGTCGAGATAAGGGGCACCGTGGCGAAGCTCTACAGGGTTCTCGTCTACGACGCCTGTCCGGAGTGCAGGAGAAAGGTTGACTACGACCCGGCAACGAACACGTGGCTCTGCCCCGAGCACGGCGAGGTCGAGCCAGTGAAGATGGTCGTCCTTGACTTCGGCCTTGACGACTCTACGGGTTACATCAGGGTTACCCTCTTCGGCGACGACGCCGCTGAGCTTTTAGGGGAGTCGCCGGAAGAGATTGAGGCCAAGATAGAGGAGCTCGTCGAGGGCGGACTGACTGTAAAGGAAGCTGGAAGGAAGGTAGCGGAGGAGGACTACTACACTCTCCTCGGCAGGGAGATAATAGTTCGCGGTAGCGTCGTTGAGGACAAGTTCCTCGGAACCCTGCTGAAGGCCAGAAGCTGGGAGGAAATCAACGAAAGGCGCGAGATAGAGCTCGCCAGACGCGAGCTGTACGGGGCCATAAAGTCCCTTGAGGGTGGTGAGTGA
- a CDS encoding preprotein translocase subunit Sec61beta: MAKEKTTLPPTGAGLMRFFDEDTRAIKISPKGVIGLTLVLIAIEFLLYAFGPSIFG, encoded by the coding sequence ATGGCAAAGGAAAAGACAACACTTCCCCCGACCGGAGCGGGACTTATGAGGTTCTTCGACGAGGACACGAGGGCAATAAAAATAAGCCCGAAGGGAGTGATAGGCCTCACGCTCGTCCTTATAGCGATAGAGTTCCTCCTCTACGCCTTCGGACCGAGCATATTCGGTTAG
- a CDS encoding 30S ribosomal protein S6e: protein MATFKLVISNPKSGIARQVEITGGEAEKLIGMRIGEEIPAKELGLNLREIFGDEKIPEDARLRITGGTDKDGFPMRPDVHGPRRVRILLSRGPGFRPTERGERRKKTVHGNTISPNIVQVNMKIVF from the coding sequence ATGGCAACTTTCAAGTTGGTTATATCGAACCCCAAGAGCGGTATAGCCAGGCAGGTTGAGATAACCGGTGGCGAGGCAGAGAAGCTCATAGGAATGCGCATCGGTGAGGAGATTCCAGCCAAGGAGCTCGGCCTCAACCTCAGGGAGATATTCGGCGACGAGAAAATCCCCGAAGACGCGAGGCTCAGGATAACCGGTGGAACCGATAAGGACGGCTTCCCTATGAGGCCTGACGTTCACGGCCCGAGGAGGGTCAGGATACTCCTCTCAAGGGGCCCCGGCTTCAGGCCGACTGAGAGGGGCGAGAGGAGGAAGAAGACAGTCCACGGAAACACCATAAGTCCGAACATAGTGCAGGTCAACATGAAGATTGTCTTCTGA
- a CDS encoding replication protein RepA, translating into MEEVRFRRRKPAVERKIAEIREEDTRVSLIGKAFKVDKLDYTFWIDDGTGVILVESEENVLPANGQIVRVIGRVIRNDEGVHIFGEVIQDFSEANLEALEEIRELERKYLPKVEGIINFFGGEEE; encoded by the coding sequence ATGGAGGAGGTTCGCTTTAGGAGGAGAAAGCCCGCCGTTGAGAGAAAAATAGCGGAGATAAGGGAGGAAGACACCCGCGTCTCCCTCATAGGAAAGGCCTTCAAGGTGGACAAGCTGGACTACACCTTCTGGATCGACGACGGGACTGGAGTGATACTCGTTGAGAGCGAGGAAAACGTCCTTCCCGCGAACGGCCAGATTGTGAGGGTCATCGGCAGGGTCATCAGGAACGACGAGGGCGTCCACATCTTCGGCGAGGTAATACAGGACTTCAGCGAGGCCAATCTTGAGGCCCTTGAGGAAATCAGGGAGCTTGAGAGGAAGTACCTCCCGAAGGTCGAGGGGATAATCAACTTCTTTGGAGGTGAGGAGGAATGA